The Arachis ipaensis cultivar K30076 chromosome B07, Araip1.1, whole genome shotgun sequence genomic interval ATAGTATTGTCCCATGCCATAGGTTCTCCTCCTATATTTCTAGTGTTTACCAACTTGTTTTCTCCTTCCTTCCTGTTTTTGATCCTTTTGGTAGCTTGCTCCTTGCTCTTTGCAGGCAACTTATCCCATTCAACATTAGTAATCCGGAGTAACTCCttatcttctctctttcttttcagCTTCAATCCCATCTCCATGCATCTTGCTAAATCTATCTCCCATTCTGTTGGCTCCTTTTGTTTCTTCTCTTCCATGTTctcctcttcatcttcatcaCTAGCTAGTTCCACAAAATATTGTTCTCCTTNNNTTCCCTTTTTGGCATTTTCCTCATGCCTTCTATATTCCTTAATCACCCAATGCTCTGTATACATAGTATCTTAATCTATAGTAGACTTCCCCTGTTCCCTTGACGTGTCTTCATTGATATCTGTAATAAAGCCCGAGTGTTTTTTTAAGGCCACCCCTCTAGTGACATCCTTTAAAACTGAATGATCAGTCTCATTTTCTTTTGCTCTCCCAGTCTTGTTATTTTCAAAGCTTTTTGGACCCGTTAATATTTTTTGCTGGTAATGCCCATTCCTTTCTTGATTAGTAGCCTCTCCAATAAAAACTTCATTTGGATTTTTACATTGGACTTTTCTATAGCCCCATTTCTCCCTCTTTGATCCACTAGGCTCCTCCTTTTTATTTTCATCCCTTCTTCCTATAACATTTAAACTATTATTCTGTGCTTCTGTAGCTGTCCCGTCACTACCAGCCCCTAAATCTCTCCATTTTGATTTTCAGGGATTCTATTGCACCATTCTTTCTCTACATTAGCCTCTTTCTCACCTAATACCCCTACCTCCTGCATCCCCTTACTAACTCCTTCACTCCCTATATCTTCCGTACTACCAACCCCACTCCTCTCTGATTCTGATTTTTCCACACTCCTTCTCTCCCTCACGCTCTTGCCATGCACCTTCCCATCTTCCTCATGCCCCTCTTCCTAACCATCCATGAACCTTCTTCTTTCTGGATTTTCCAAAGCTTTAGCTTGAGGCACTCCCAATCCTTTGGTGAATCTTAGTTTATTCGAATCCCACCTTGCCATAACTCTCTGATTCTTGCATTCCTTGACTCCATGCCCCAATCTTCCACAGTTCAGATAGTAATGGTCTTGTAGCTTCTCATATTTAAAGTGGATCCAAGTATTAGGCAAATAATCTCTTTCAAGATAGAAACCTGTTGGGAGGGGTTCAGCAACATCCAGAGCTACCTTAACCCTTAGGAAGGTTCTCATCAGTTTAGTGTCTCTCCATGGATTCTCCACCTCTAAAATCAATCGCATCATGTCTCCTATGACTTTTGATTTCCCATTAAGAACCTTCTTGCCTTTATTCTTGTCCTTGAAACTGAGCAAGAGCATATTTCTTCCAATTTCTGAGATAGCTAATCCCACAGGGTTACCCCATATCCCCATAATCGTGTTCCTGCAAGCTTTCAAATTCATTTCTTTTTCAGTTATGAATTTTTCAATGAGATTCAGACAATCTTCCTTGAAGCCATGTTGTACATGCTTTTCTATCCTGATTGTTTTACCTTCTATAGACTCCGTAGCTACAGCTCCTCTCACTTCTATATATGACATTGTTTTCACTCTGTGCAGACTAACAATGCTTTGGTGAAGCTCTTTAAAGGAGAAACTCCTCTTAATGGAGTAGAACCAGACGTTCTTACAGATGACTCTATATGAGAGAGAGGACTCTTCAGATGAGAGAAATTGTGTGCAAAACCACAGTTTTTCTTATATTAGCAGCACACACACAAGAAACTAGAAGAGAAAACCAAGAAACCAAGAATGTAGCAAAATAAAAATCTATTTTGGCCCAATTAACTAAACTATGAATTGGTGTTTTGGCCCAATTAACCAAATTATGACTTAGTCTCATTTACTTCTTTTTCCTTCACACAATAAAaatttgtccaaaaaaaaaaatctatccaAAAAATATAATGGATTAGTTTTTGGTCTGTCAGGTTgggagatatttattttttttcttcaaaaaatttaaaaaataaaaaataataaaaataaaaataaaaaataaaaacttaaatcaAATGCACCCTTTAGTTTTAAAGTGCAACAGGGATTTGTTTGAACACCGGTTCCATATTAGCCATTTCCAATAATGAAGATGGTCCGTTTTTGCCGTTGTGAATTTTTAtaccattttaaaaaaaatttcaaagttATTTTTGTTGTTAATAAAGTTAAATGATAATTTTGTCAATGATTTAATTATTCAAAGACAATTTTtcggccaatgagtaatagctcaaatggcatagtctcctcatactcaattaagatcttgcgggttcgagtctcatatctttggtaaaaatttgactataaataaaaataaatcatcCTAGTTTAATGTGTTCAAAACACATTTAAATCGTCTTAAATTGTGATAATTTACGTTTAAAAGCTGAAACATAATAATTTAGGACAATTTATGAATAAATTTTAGACACTTTTATTATGATTTATGAATAAAAtttgagacaattttattttacaatttagatcaatttacaaaataaaaagtgATATAAATTTGATATGATTTACATCATAAAATTTAGATgtgctaaaaaaaattaaaattataggtCATAACTTCATCTACACTATTATTACTCCTCTACCCTACTACCAACCCCCTTGACTCTCTTTCAAAGGTAATGAAACTCTCAAATGTGTTGAAAAAAGTGAAACGTAttgtaaaacaaacaaaacaaccaACCCATTTAATTTATTCATATATAATCTTCTTATTAAACAGATAATTTTATTCCCTTTCTCTGGACATCATATATAATGTTCTTGACTAACAATTTATCCTTTTTTCTACACATAACCAAATAATGTAAAATTTTGTATGTGTGTGAAATGATATATATAACCACATTTTACTATATTAGGGTAGATTAAAGATTGAAAATCTTTTAGGTATATATCCCCTATATATTTTTATTCAACATCAGACATCAATAATGGAATTGTCCAAATATTGTCTAATAAAAGAACAAGGAAAAATattcttgacaaaaaaaaaaggaaaaacgaTTAATATTGATCGAAATGCTTAAAGAAAAAAAGCACAAATCATTTCTATTGGTAGAGAAATTTAAGATTCAGTGTCTGATCTGAAATTCGATCCGTATCTAAGATATATTTTATTGAGTTTGAGTTTATCATTTTTATCANNNNNNNNNNNNNNNNNNNNNNNNNNNNNNNNNNNNNNNNNNNNNNNNNNNNNNNNNNNNNNNNNNNNNNNNNNNNNNNNNNNNNNNNNTATAATTTTTATCTtacactttaaattttaaatcttaaaaataaaaaatgactatTATTAACTAAGTGAAAGTTAATTTGTTATACTTTTCTCATCGCCTTAACGCTATATATGTATGGACAAAGGGGGAAGAAGTTAAGAGGCTAAGTGAGATACTCTTTCTCCCATCAACCTTGTGATTTTACTCCTTTTGCACTTATTGTCCTCACAACTTCATGACCCCACCCACGCACCGTGTACCATATATAATATGTCAGAAGATTTgactttaattaatattttttatattatacaatattatttttgttttaaaataatttattttaatataaatataatataacatttgttaatttaaattttaaaagtaaaattttattactttagtatgtaaaatttataaatttctaTATACTAATTTTACATCGAGTCAACCTGGTTTACTTCGATTTATTTCAAATCACTTTTGAGTCGGATCAAAATAGATCTTGTGATTTTTTCTCAATCTTCTAGTCTCACTGTCATGAAATCACTTCTCCTAAAAGTTTAATCTGACAGGAGAAagtaacataaataattatatctctaatactttcccTCAAGTTAAGAATTTATTTTtggatttgtttgatttttgtatagacgacaaattaaaagaaaaaaaaattatacaaaaattaaacaaattcaaaaaaataggctattacttaaaaaaatattaaaaatataactatttataTGGTGTCTTCTTAAACTTTTAGAAAAAGTAATAGTTTCATGTAACACTcactattttttaaaataaaattgatttattacaatattattattattaaaaggaCAAACGTAAGAATAACAACACTAACAACGTACCCTACTAAAGCCTAAGCCAATTCCCCCCAACCACCAATGAGCAAATCTCTTTCATCCCTACTCCTTATATAAATGAAGCACATAAATATGATACCAATACCATGGCCAAGACATGCATAGAAATCGAAATGGTTAGAGTGGGCACCGCAtatataataaagaaaaaataaaagagattaaaaaaaaattaaagtaccCCTATAAGAAATTACGTGGTTGATCTAAAAAAGGCCAGAAAGTGAAAGTTCCTCCTAAATACAAAAGTGTGAACATTTCTTCATGAAGAGAAATAAAGGGGAAACGGAAAAATATAGCgcaagaaaaaagaaacaaacaaaaagtaatACAGAGATATAATTTCAGTACATTATCATCAGTAGATGAATCATGGTTTTAGTGGATATGGGTCCAAAgttcaaaattaaaattcatctcttcctcaacaTCAAAAGCCCCCATAAAGAAAAACAGATCAGTGGAGAATGAATTCATCGACATACATGATGAAAACGATGCATGTGATGGTGGCTTTAAGACTTTGGAGTCTTCCTTTTTAGAAAAATAACTTTGTTCCGAGAAACTATATTAGGCAAAACATTATAGACCATTAACCAaagcaaaacaaaatatataGCAGCAGCCAGAGGATGGAGCTATAGTAGTTAACTAAACAAAAGTCTAGTTTTAAATAACATTCTTATATGCACAGAATTTCATTGAACATAGCATATGATTGCATTTGAATAGATGAGTAATCTTTGCTTTATTTTGATAACTCTTTATTACttaaatcaaataatatttcaTTTTTTCAATTGTCAaccctaaattaaaataagagctTCGAATAAATGTGCTATATTATTACACTATCTTCGACTTAATCTCAGAAGAATTTCGTAGATGTCTAACTTACAATAAGCCGtaattcaaaaactaatttccttactaataaatatataataacaatAGTAGTGGttataaaaaattagaagaaggaaaataaaaaaaggaagtaAGAAAATTCGATTTAAGGAGGAAAAAAAACTATACTGTAGTAGCAGTAGCAACAACGCTAGGTGTAGTATTAGTAGCACTAGTAGAAGCTACACTAACATTAATAACACCATGACCACCACCACCGTCACTTTCCCTGGTGACGACCGTGGAGACATTAGCAAGAGAAGTACTGACTTCTCCGCCATCACTAATTACAGTGGTGGCTGAGACGGTAGTACTTCTCTTGCGCTTCTTCTTTTCATAAGGAATCCCTCTAGCCTTAGCCTGTCCTTCTCTAACTTCCCTAAGGTAAATCCGGACGGCCCGAGCCCCAAACGGGTTGGACTCGGGCCGTCCTCCGTTTTCTTCGTAGGCTGCCCTTAGACGTCCTATAAGAGCGTCTAAGCTGCCCCATGCCTGCTTCAAGGGGCAGGCGCAGGGCGAAGGAGGATTCGGGTGTCCGAAGTAAGGGCACCCCGTGACGTGCACCTTGGTCTTCCCGAACTGGTCGAGATACTTGAGGAACTCGATGACGTGTGCGCCGCTGCACCGTGCAAGCGTCAATGGCGGCTTGTGGTTCCGAAGGTACTGCAGGAACGTGTTCCAGTCACGACGCTTCTGCGATTCGTAGCGGCTCGGTGGcgcaggaggaggaggaggaggtgtgTCGGCAGTTACCAGTGGAGGTGGTTCCCCCGGTGCAGAGTCCATGGCAGGTTCGATCGATCAAGTGTTTATTTGAGAGAAGGAAAGGGAAATTGAAAGGGGTGGGTGTTAGTGATTTCTGATAGAGTTGTTTTGTTTTGatgagaagaaaggaagaaaagaagagaaaggaaaagaacgaaggggagagagagagagagtggatAGATGGGACGTGAAAAGGAAAAGAAGGGATGAATGAAAGAGAAGTGATGAACAGTGTTGTGTAGTgtgtaataataaataaataaataaaataatttaatttgttgGGGGATTCAGAAAATGGTAATTCAAATCACATGGGTTAGTGGGGCCGGTGCCATATCGACGTGACAGGTTTACTATTCACCACCGGCGGCACTCCGCTCTCATCCCTTCCACTTGCCCAATTGTTTCTCCTAGATAACATTTGGAAGGGAGATAGAAACAGaaagttaattaaatttttatattatatttaatgtaatatataaattaatacttaattccaaattttaaaaattaaacttttaatgataaaatatataataattaaattctttttaaaaattaaataagagtaTATACTCAAATATATCAAATAAACCCcggataaataaattaaaatatagaaTGTATGTAAGTGGAAACTTACGTGCATTCGATTTCATGTGAAGTTAATAATTGAAGTCATTagatgatttaatttttttgactaaattttcatttaataGTTTTCAGTTATCAATTTCACGAGctatatcaacttcacgtgaggTGGACTTCATCTGAGTTTTTATCATGTATGTAAGGAAAGGTTGGCTAGTAGTCCTTTTCACACTTAGGTGGTGGTTACCCTAAATAAAATATGAGCAGAAATCACAAGGGATCAGATTTTCTTTTCATTTGATGCTTCATGAGACCtatttgttattttatatatAGATGTTGTTATCCCAAAAAAAAATGTCAATTATAGGTATATATATTAGGAGAGAGAAATTAAAGTGTGAAAGCAAGTAGAAGAGGGAACATGATGATGGATATATAGAGATAAATACAAAAAAGTATACCTCagccaaaaagaagagaaaaagaaaataagatggaaaaaaaaaaagaaccgaAGCCCTAAACTCAACACGATGATGCAACAAATATGAGAACACAAAATGTTAGATGGACTTGATAACAGGGTAGCACCTGAAACAGAAGCTAAGTTGGAAAAGAAAATGTGTTGTTAAATTGAATGATAGCAGGCGCACGTGTATATCATTGTAGAAtagaaagaatgataatagatTGATCCCAGAAAATCCAATTCAGAACCCCGGGGACCAGATGAACAGTTTTGAATTTTGATATATAAACATAAAGAAGCCATTGACTGGTTTATGTGTTACTTGTTTTTTCCCTTAGGTTGTTACTATAGTAGCAGCATCGAAACAAGACGAGAAGAATGCGAACTAAAAAGCCCGATGAACAAGAAAAAAGAAGTCAAGCTAATTACGATCAATTATTATATGATTAAAGGTAActaatattaatttttcttgaggATAAGCATTATATATTAACTTATAGTACACAaccaacattttttatttatagaAGAGTTTATTGATTTGATGCAATCCACATACTTCCCATCAAATCACCCCATTTCGTTGGCGCCATTCTCCTCTTCGGTGTCAACTTTGCCTCCGAAGAGGAAGTCCACCATTTCTCCATCACTTTGAATATGGTTCTCTTTTTTGGCAATTTCACCACTCTCCTCCTCGGTATCAATTTCACCTTCGTCGTCATCGCTCTTTATTGGTCTCTTTCTCCATCTTCGTTCTCTCTGACTATTGCTATCATCTTTGATGTTTTTATATACctcctctttttcctttttatttgtcCTGTTTTCATATGGtccattttttaatttgtttcttcTATTGGTTATAGGGTTTAGTAGAGAATCTGTTGATACTTTTGTTGAATATTGAGATTGAGTAGAGGTAGAATCTTGTGAATAGTCTCTGCCCTCTTTATTTTTCACAGCAAGTGTTTTTGTTTTATGATGCTATTGTTGAATATTGACATTGAGTAGAAGTAGAATGTTGGGAATTTGTCTTGCTTCTTTGAAGaacaaatttatttttcatttatttttcataGAGAGAATGACTTCCAAGCCAGTAGAATGTGTGTTATTGAAGTTCATATGCTTGGTTTGAACCAATTTAAGAACAGATTTAAATTAGAACCAATTTAAGAATGGAATGAACATATTTGAATAAGACGTTCTTGTGTAGGGCTAGCAATGGTAGGGTAAGGTAGGGTTTAGACTCTACCTTAACTCTACCCGTGGGTGGAAAACTTTTTTAAAgttctaccctaccctaccctacccgtgggttgagaatctctcagcCCTAACtctacccgcaccctaaagtttTAAACCCTACCTTACCCGACCCTACCcgcataaacaaaaaaaaattcaaataaatataaaattcaaccattccaaatttcatacatattaataaaatagaaaataaaaaactaagttcaaattaaaattaaaaacaatatcttaaagaaattcaacataaaattacaaataatatgattATCAACTAGGTTAGTGATTATTTCAAGTTTTTATAAGAAGAAGATTGTGAATACATACAAGActcactttcttcactacatacataacttttacatatatattatataatatattaagagtacgggtagggtagggtaggtgataaaccactattttatggtttatcttgtactcaattgagtggtttttattaactctttacccacttattcatattatttgcatggttttacatttgccttcctaattatgtgctttgattgaaaacatgcttctttgatcttatatttgcttattattaatcctctcttattaccattagatgcattgatatgtgtgttaagtgttttcagatattataaggcaggaatggcctggaggatgggaagaaagcatgcaaaagtggaaggaatgcaagaagttggagaaattgctaagctgtccaacctgacctctctgcactcaaacagctataactttagctacagaggttcaaatgacgcggtttcagttgcgttggaaagctaacgtccggggctttgatttgatatataatatgttatagttccccTAACGctagacgacgcgaccgcgtgatccatgcggccgcgtcacaagtgacgaaaatcagcaaatctgaatttgcaaccagcgaattctgggctgtttctgacccagtttgcgacccagaaaacacagattagaggctataaagtgagagaATGTATCCATCCATAGAGAGGCTctaataattcacttttcatgttttagatgtagttttagagagagaggttctctcctctctcttaggattaggatttaggatttctcttagttttaggagtaactctcgatccaggttcaatattccttttttttcatatttctcttttactttcagatactctaatgcttttatttgtatttgacttatgttgcccaattggcttatgaacttttacatgttagattttactgctTGAAATGTATTTTAtctgaggtattccagatatttgtgattttaatttagctttctacattcttgactttggttaagaaattaataactcaggagttatccaacttaacagcataattgttaattgttatctttgctaattgaactgagtttcaataatcccaatcttttcttagaaattaactaggatttgaagatcaaactaattagtgacttgaccttcctctgctttaagtaagagttaactaagtgaaattaagattcaattttcattatcattgataaggataacttggtctggacttccaatttcttataccttgccaagagattttattattattattttattttacttgtcatataacatattcccaccttacttccaaaacccccaatttacaatcttcataaccaataataagaacatacttccctgcaatttcttgagaagacgacccgaggtttaaatactcggttatcaattttaaaaaggggattgttacttgtgacaaccaaaacgtttgtacgaagggatttttgtcggtttagagactatatctacaacgcgactgtttttatgacattctttactgacaaaaatcctgacgtcaaaatggcgccgttgccggggaattgcaaacgtgtgtcttattattggttattgtaaatattttttttatttttgcttgtttatttgtttttatttttgcttttccataaattaagaggttatttatttttatttagttattaaaaaaaattttttttcaaaaatttgttcttagtgttcatcttgatcttcaagttgttcttcacgttcatcttgaccttcaagctgttcttagttgttttcttcgttttgatctaaaaatttaaaatttggtgtcattttattgtttttctctttcttcattaaattcaaaaatatttttaattaattttttcgaaaaaaaatttttttcagatttttatttttaaaatttttatcttatcttatcttatttcaaaaatcaaatttcaaaattcaaatttaaaaattttcaaaatttaaatttaaaaattttttaaattcaaaaattcaaatttcaaaatttaattttcaaattcaaaatttaaataaccttttaatttaaatttatttttattttttttgtttttaattttttatttgctactatgaactctcacccctttggctatgagtctggttacaattatgttgcagaaagaagaaattacaatgagaacaggcatcaaggttggaacaatcaaagatgggaggagccacaaggatttgatcgaccctcatggcaacaaccacctccaatggactatcaacaaccgccaccatatgcctatgaaccccctcctcaacataactttggaccaccaaactcacaagcccctttccaccattcacctccatatgaccctaacccttatccaccataccaaccaccttatgaaccaaatgaaccctcctatctaccccaaatctccatggagaaagcacttgccgatctaaattctactatacaagctctcttcacccaaatcagaccaccaaatacctttaacaatcaaccctcaagctctagtgcacttccttatcaaccacagaataatctctccatcccatcaccaccatccatggaagagcacccacatccatcaatccaagagcaagatgatcccaattatgctattgatatggaacaggaaagaaggaatcatcttcgcaaaTCTATACTTCATAAAGAGTTAGAGGAGGCcttacgggtaaaggtaggagagacccttgaagataaaggagtagttgaaaggagttgtcatagaaagaaaaacatcgaggatgagtaAATTTTATACTTAAATacctggacaaagcagcaattattaaaaaggaagaagtggttgcggaCTTAAGAAatgttgtacctccattggaaagtccaatca includes:
- the LOC107608007 gene encoding protein LIGHT-DEPENDENT SHORT HYPOCOTYLS 5-like, whose protein sequence is MDSAPGEPPPLVTADTPPPPPPAPPSRYESQKRRDWNTFLQYLRNHKPPLTLARCSGAHVIEFLKYLDQFGKTKVHVTGCPYFGHPNPPSPCACPLKQAWGSLDALIGRLRAAYEENGGRPESNPFGARAVRIYLREVREGQAKARGIPYEKKKRKRSTTVSATTVISDGGEVSTSLANVSTVVTRESDGGGGHGVINVSVASTSATNTTPSVVATATTV